TAGAGATTTCAAGGGTTATGTCCCCACCACCAATCAAAGCTTTGAAGACCCACGTGACTCAGTCAAGACAAATTCTCAATATTACACTTTTGAGAGAACTCAGGGATGAGATGTACACTTTTGAACTCAGGGATGTGATGAGGTCCTGGGAGGCTTAGAGCTTTGGAAGCAGGAAAGTTAAAGGAGAAGGAGTGATAAAAACTGAATTCACCTAACTTGTAATGCAGTCTCCTAGGAACAGAGAATCAGCAGGAAAAAGAGTCCGTTCTGTCCAGCCCCGTGTTCTTAAGGGAAATCACATACTTAGAGGTTGGAGTAACAAAGGATAGACATAGGAAGCTGTAAATATTTCCTCTGCTGCAGTCCCTCAGCCTGTGCGCTTTGGTTGGACAGGATGTAATTGTTGCTTTTGCAGACCTAAATCTCACTGAGAAACCCATACTTGATCTCTTCTTCTTGTCTTATAATTACACACAACTTGGGGCTGCAACATCAACTATTTAAGGGAGAATTTGGACTGCCACACAGAAACCTTCTCTCAAAGTTTCTGAGCAGGTGAGTCTGGGAGCTCCACAGATACTGCAGGAGAGGATCAGCGAGGAGAGAAGCCGAGAACATGTACCTGAGGTCACCCGTGAGGCAATCTAACATACACAGGTACCAGAAATCACTACAGTCTTTTGTTGGCTTTCCTAATAATTTAATGTATCTGTGTATaatgatcaaaaataaaattgagcaTTGCATTCCAAAATGCAATTGTCTATGTTGACAATTAAATGGTAATAGTGGGAGTtcaattaaaagaataaacaggAAAAGTAAAATACTTTTATGAAAAGTAGATCATAAATCTTCGGAGATCAATAATTAACAGGAGTAGACAAATAGGGTATCACTTGTGGAAGGTTATACAGAGAAGTGAGGCCACATTTTTTATTGTAAGATGGGATATAttagactataattttttttttgctgggttgttgagttttttgtttttttttaatttatttttttcatttatttttattagttggaggctaattactttacaatattgtagtgggttttgtcatacattgacatgaagttacatgtattccccatcccgatccccccttatTTCCACATGAAGAAGGTAGATCTAGACCAATGAATGCTTGCAAAGACTTTCCTGCAAGAGCAGTGTATGAAATGAACATGCCTGGATGTCTTTGCTCAATGCTGggcatttacattaaaaaatctttatttcattgGTGAGAAGAGGTATGCTAATGAGCTTcactttgcaattattttttaattttattttttattttttaacaccaaaagcattttgtattggggtatacccagttaacaatattgtgatagtttcaggtgaacggtgaagggaatcagctatacatatacgtttatccattctccctcaaaactccctcccatccaggctggcacataacattgaccagagttccaagtgctgtacaataggttttcattggttatccattttaaatatagcaatgtgtacatgatCTTCCCAgagtccttaactatcccttcctcctggcaaccatgagtttgtttcttaagtctgtgagtctctttctgttttgtgaggCTGAATTTATTTGTGTGCTTGTTAGCCATTCagagtttctctatttttttaaaagtccatagAAATCCGTTGTTTTTTTATAGCAGTGCCAGTGTGctgttattccttttttattgttctttgaaACAAAGAATTGTTTCTTTACACAAAACAGACTGTTTGCCATTTAGTTCTTTTACAtgcgtgtgtactcagtcactttagtcatgtctgactctttgcgaccccatgcactgtatcctgccaggctcctctgtccatgaaatttcccaggcaagaacactggttcagttctgttcagttcagtcggtcagtcatgtccgactctttgcgaccccatgaatcgcagcaagccaggcctccctgtccatcacaaactcccggaatttactcaaactcatgcctacgagtcggtgatgccatccagccatctcatcctctgttgtccccttctccttccgcccccaatccctccaatccccatgaacagtatgagaagaacactggagtgggttgcaattccctcctccaggcgatcttccccatCCTGGAATctaatctcctgcattgtaggtggattctttacccaatgATCCCCCTGTGAACCCCCCAGTTCTTTAGATACGTGTGATATATTTGCGGGGAagtgtttattaattttgtttgtcAAATCTGTCTATCATTCATAGTGCTCTCTTCATTGTTTTTAACAAAGAATCTAAGCTACAGTTGacatataaaatgtatttgtcGCTGCTGTAGAGTACAATGATTCAATATGTGTTCATATTGCTAGATGAgcaccacaataaatctagttagcATTTGTCAGCCTTCGTAGTacaattgcaatttttttttgtgatgagagCTTTTGGGATCTACTGTTCCTTggaaactttcaaatatgcaatagaGTATTATTAATTATCAGTCACAGTACTATACACTATATCCCATCCAttgcttttttattgttattactacATTAATTTAGCTGCCACTTTAACATTCTCCATGTGTCAATATTTgctataaacaaaaacaaaaatccttagaggtaataaataatcttttatacTGATATACGTTCCCAGTGAGTTTTCATATCTCTGTTATTCCTTAATGCTCCTTGTGGCCTTGTGACTAAATCCTTTTCTAAAAGTTCATCACCTTTCACCATAATTTGGAAGATATTTGTCTTGATCTTTGGACTAAATGTTACCATTATATTTTATAAGCATGTTTGAATCCACCTGTGTCTAATGAGATGAAATTATAATTTAGATTCTGCTTCATCCccacattttaaaagcactttgGTTATATTAAGTACCCATGTTGGTATCTCTGAGTTAatactttttaatctttgtatAAGCTAGCCATAGattttcattcaattttattgcatactctttttttaataaaacaagtacttaatctaatttcattcttaCTGACATTTTTGTCTATAAGTTCTTAGTTTCCTTTAAATCTTCTTGTTCTAAATTATGCACTTACACAAATTCACACACGTTTGCACAAATGTTTTAACACAATCCTGTGTACCTCATAAATATTCTTTATGTTTCAGTGAGGTCTTTTTTCCTGCTGTTTgttcctctctttttttaaaatcaataataccTTAGGAACTTGCTTCCAATCAATTAGTAtaattctgtttcattattttagtgTCTGTATAATATTTCACAGTGTGGCTATGATGCTCACATATATGGGGGTCTGTCAtattatttttcaacaaattgCTGCTATAGCACagatttacaaatatttgatATTATTCACTTAAAACTGTGCTTCTCAACCAGGGATGAGTAATTCCCCCAGGGGACATTGAGCTACACCCATAGACATTTTTCACTATCACACTGGGATGAGGTAGGTGGTGGGCAAGGATCCTTATAAATATCCTAGAATATACAGGAAAGATACCACTACAGAGAATGACCTGGCTCAGAATATCCAGTAGTGCAGAGACCGAGGAACCCTGAATTACAGAATATCTGTTTTTAACATTTACAGCTCTCTTCAAGTTGTTTCCCCAATGCATGACACTTCACATTTATTCTAGCAGACTTAGAGAATACTGctctttttctttgtgttaaaaaaatatatgtatatatgtcagtctcaATCTCCCCATTTATCTTATCCCGTTTTCCCTCTTAgtttccatatgtttgttctatGTCTGTGCTTCTGCCTTGCAAACAGCttcatctgtaccacttttctagattcatTTTCTCTGAGTATTTTTGACCaaaattttctgtttcatagagTTTAATGTAtcattctttaaatatatatatttaataaatatatatttatatatttattaaatttatatatacctattaatttaaattttatgtatctatataaatacatatttattatatatataactataaatataaataaatatattaaatttattatatttgttaaatgtattatatttattaaatttatatattttaattaaatttaaatatttatatttatttatttatttatttggctgcactggtcttagctgggtcttcccaggtggctcagtggtaaataatctacctacctgccaatgcaggagccacaggagacttgggtttgctccctcagttgggaatatcccctggagaagtgaatggcatccactccagtatccttgcctgaaaaattccacggacagaggaacctggtgggctgtagtccatggggtcacaaagtgctggacacaacagagcatgcATGAAGGCACTGATCTTAATTGTAGCAGGTGGGATCTTGATCTTCATTGCACACAAGATATTTGATTGTCAttatagcatgcaggatctttacttGCAGTATACacactcttagctgcagcacatgggatctagttccctgactgaggattgaacccaggccccctttcTTGGGAGCANNNNNNNNNNNNNNNNNNNNNNNNNNNNNNNNNNNNNNNNNNNNNNNNNNNNNNNNNNNNNNNNNNNNNNNNNNNNNNNNNNNNNNNNNNNNNNNNNNNNNNNNNNNNNGGACTGCTGGTTCTGACATCCTGGGTAGTGGTTGCCTTGTTTTCCTTGCTACATAGCTTAATGGTGTTGCCATTGTCCTTCTGTCCATTTGTGCAAATTCCCCACTTTATCTATGAACTCAGTCAGTTGGTGCAGCTTTCCTGTTCTGACAACTTTCTTAATAACATAGTGATGTATTTTGCAGCTGTCCTGATGGGTGTTGGTCCTTTTGCTGGTATCCTTTACtctttttctaaaatagtttCCTGCATGTGTAAAATCTCATCAGCCCAGGGGAAGTATAAAGCATTTTCCACCTGTGTGCCCACCTCTCAGTTGTCTCTGTGTTTTATTGAACTACCTTAGGAATGGACGTTAGGTCTGCTGCTACCCATCTCTCACACTCAAGTGCAATTGCCTCGGTGATGTACACTGTGGGCACACTTACactgaaccccttcatctacagtcTGAGAAGTAAAGACATAAAGAGGGCTCTGAAGAGATTCCATTTCATGCCAGTATAAAACGGCCAATTATACTAGGACTGATGAAGTGCCTTTGATTGCATAACTCAAAGCCTCCGAACCAGAAGTTGTGGTTCTTGATCACTGTAGAATAAAATTTACTCCTTCATCTGATTTCCTGggatttccatttttaaactcAGATTCTTTGTgtaattttagggcttccctggtagctgagatggtaaagagtctacctgcaaagcaaaagaccctggttcaagccttgggtcgagaagaccccctggaggagggatgggaacccactccagtattcttgcctggagaaacccatgtacagaggagcctggtgagctatagtccatggggttgcaaagagttgggcatgactgagtgagtttcactctCACCGTGTACTTTTAGTAGCTCTCTTTATTAAACTTTAGCCTCAGTTATATAcatagtttctattttttcctacttCAAAATTTTCCTATCTTTGGATCAAAAATGTCTAGAAATTCCATTTATTTGATGAGGTATCATAGGTTTATTAAGAATAATTACTTCTCAAATTACAATGTCATCCTAAgtaatttctcctctttccctgaaATGATGAGctgcattattcatttaaaagatacatttaagAACCAagataatttgtattatttttttaaagttggttgAATCAGTGAAATAGAAAGATGACTGTAAAATTATAGGAGGACTTTTGACTACGCAGTAGGTTGGAACCCAACCCTCTttttgttcaaaggtcaacttgTGTATCTATATACACTGCTTTGGCCaaaaggttgatttttttttttttgcataccgTAGCATATTGGGCTTTCCTCGTGACTCAGAAggtaagaaactgcctgcaatacaggagacccaggtttgatgcctgggtcaggaaaatcccctagagaaggaaatagctaccttctccactttcttgcctggataattccatggagaggggagcctggtgggctatagtccatggggtcccaaggaatTGAACAGGACTGGAAGcaattagcatgcacacatattggatggcatattttaatattttcattgaattatttcattgtttccttttgAAAACTTCCAATGATTCCTATAAATATGACTCTTCCCATTGCTCTAAATAAAATACctcaaatttttctaaatttcatcaTAAACACTAAGGGGGAAACAGATAAACCATAGCTCTTATATATCCCCTATATATTCAATACAAAGGCATTTCTTTAACTTCATTATCATAAATTACTCATAAGACAACTTGAATTTACCTGTTCATAGGATTCAAGGTCAGCACCAGCAAGCTGACCTTGGTGCAACAATGTTTCTGCACCAACATACATGTCCTGCCAAGCTCTCCTGGGTAGCTGGAAAGGATATCTGTGCAGTCATCTTTTAATACTGTTACAtggcaaaaagataaataatgttACAATCAGAAGGGTTATCTTCAAATATAAGAATGCcaaaattaaaatcaatatagtcatagctgtggtttttccagtagtcatgtatggatgtgagatttggaccataaagaaggctgagcatggaggaattgatgcttttgaactgtggggctggagaagactcttgagagtcccttggacagtaaggaggtcaaaccagtcaatcctgaaggaaatcaaccctgaatattcattggaaggactggtgctgaagctgtagctccaatacttcggccatctgatgtgaagagccaactcattggaaaaatctctgatgtttggaaagattgagggctagaggagaagggggcaacagaggatgagatggttggattgcatcactgattcaatgcacatattgttgctgtttttcaattgcccagtagtgtctgactctttgcgaccccatgcattgCAGCAAATGCAGCATGAGAGGCCTCTctatccttcatcatctcccaaagtttgcccaagttcatgcccattgcattggtgatgtcatccagctatttcatcctctgacatcctcttctccttctgccctcaatctctcccagcatcaggaacttttccagtgagtcagctgtttacatcagatgacaaaaatactgcagtttaaacttcagcatcagtccttccaatgagtattcagggtttatttcccttaagattgactgatctgatctccttgctgtccaagggtctctcaggagtcttctccagcatcatagtttgaaggcatcaattcttcagcattccaccttctttacagtccaactctcacaaccatacttgaccactgggaAGAACATGGCCTTGACTATcagtggacatttgttggcagagtaattaacatctctgctttttagcacactgtctagatttgtcatagttttcctgtcaagaagcaaatatcttctgatttcatggcttcagtcaccatccacagtgattttagagcctaagaagaggaaatctgtcaccacttccactttcccccacctctatttgccatgaagtaatgtggCCAGGTGCCATAatcttggttgttgttttttttttaatatttagttttaagccagctctttcaccctcattaagaggctctttagttcctcttcactttctgccattagagtgacatcatctgcatatctgaggttgttgatgtttctcccacctatcttgatttcaGTTCGTAACTCATCCAGTCcaacttttctcatgatgtactcagtgtATGGGTTAAACAAACaaggtgacagcagacagctctgTTGTAtgcctttctcaatcttgaaccaaccACTTGTTCAATTcagggttctaactattgcttcctgacccacatacaggtttttcatgagacaggtaagatggcctggtattcccatctctttgagatctttccacattttattatgatccacatggtcaaaggcataatcaatgaaatagaggtagattttttttttttttNNNNNNNNNNNNNNNNNNNNNNNNNNNNNNNNNNNNNNNNNNNNNNNNNNNNNNNNNNNNNNNNNNNNNNNNNNNNNNNNNNNNNNNNNNNNNNNNNNNNAAAATAAGGCAACCAGGAAGAGATATGACCCATAGGTGACCCTTGTTTTCTTCCCCatgtccttttcttctttgtcatattttgaactgctttttaaatttatcttttaatacaGAACACAAAATGGTCACATTAAATGAAGCCCCAAGGGAAGCTCACCAACTAGAACTTAGGTACTATTCTCTAGGGTAAAGATGTTTTGATGTTGACAACTTGCTTTGTATTATTCCTTTCCTAATCGTTGTGGCTGGAGTTGAGAACTAGGGAgcgatgggacttccctggcagctcaatggtaaagaatctgcttgcaatgcagaagccttgggttcagtccctgaattagtaagatcccttggagaaggaaatggcaacccactccagtattcttgcctgggaaataccacggatggaggagccttgggctacggtccatagagtcacaaagagtcagacaggactgcagCAACTTAGCATGGATACGCAGGGAGTAATAAGCCCGGTAAGTAAACATGTGCTCTATTTGTATGAGAGTGTGTTTTGGGGAATGAGCAGTTCTCTGGGCAGTGGTACTTAAGTTTATCTACTCCAAAATATGACCTGTAAAAGACAGACACAACAGTGTTACCCAGAAGATGAAAATAAGGAGGgaatctgtttctatttaaaggaatcattttaaattttaaagcaaaataaaaatgtgaaaggaaGCACATGTGCATCAGGGACTCTGTGCCTTACAGTTTTGGCAGCAGCAGGGAGGTTATCAGCATCCTTTGACGTCGCCTCCCTTTCTCCCCTCACTCATTCCCCCAGACACTTGGGCTTCCTTTTGAGCCTTGACTATTTGAAACAAGTCCCAGCCTCAGTGACTTCACACTGACTCTTTCCCCAACAGGATACTCTCCTCTCCCAGATAATATAATATCTTCCTTTGTCTTCCATCAGGTCTCTGTTCAAATTTCTCCTTGTTTGAGGTCTCCCTGAGCTCCCAGTGAAGCATAACACTTCCACTCTATCTTAAAATTCATGGTagctaagtaatgtctgactcttgtgatcccagaggacctgccaggctgctctgtccatgggattctccaggcaagaatactggcgtgggttgccatttccttctccaggggatcttcctgacctgcggatcaaacccaggtctcctgcattgcgggctgaatctttaccaactgagctatgagggaagcccctgtcttatacctgctttgtttttccatttactcTGTTTTGTAGTGAATTTTTTCCACAGCATCTTTCACTATAAGACATGGCAATGtgtttttgtatttgttaatttataattttaatcacTATTGGACTGTAGGGAGTTTTGTTCTTAGCATCCTATACATTCACCCCAGAAGATAGTCAGTATTCAACATAAATTCCTCAAGATAGTGGAAGAATTTTGCATTTAAACTGGGTACATGAGCTGTTGGCCAAAAGCCTGAGTGTGAAACAGGAATCTCTAATCACAGATGTCACAGAAGATATCTTGAATACTACAGAAATGTGTAATTTACAGCTTCTCACTATGTTAATGTCCACATGTACAAAAATTAatcatgttctttttttgtttcctaatAGTGACCTCCAAAATATGGTACCAGGCAACAAAACACAAATTTCTGAATTTATTCTTCTGGGATTTTCAGAGGAACCAGCACTGCAGCCCATCATATTTGGGCTTTTCCTCTCCATGTATCTGATCACTGTGGTtggaaacctgctcatcatcctggcGGTCAACTCAGACCCCCAGCTCCACagccccatgtacttcttcctctccaacctgtccttTGTAGACATCTGCTTCACCTCCATCACCATCCCTAAGATGCTAGTGAACATACAAACACAAAGCAAAGTCATTTCCTATGAAGACTGCTTCACTcagatatattttttcctactatTTGTACAGTTGGATGACTTCCTCCTGACTGTCATGTCGTATGACCGGTATGTGGCCATCTGTCACCCCCTGCACTACACAGTCATCATGAGCCCCCGGGTGTGTGCACTGCTGGTGCTGGTGTCCTGGATGATAGGTGCCCTGAATTCCCTGTTACAAACTTTACTGGCCCTGCGCTTGTCTTTCTGTACAGTCTTGGAAATCCCACACTTCTTCTGTGAATTCAAAGAGGTGATCCAGCTTGCCTGTTCTGACACCTTTCTTAATAAAACCATGATGCACTTTGCAGTTGCGCTGTTGGGTGGTGGTCCATTCGCTGGGATATGTTACTCTTACTCTAGGATCATTTCCTCCATACGTAGAATCTCATCAGCTCAGGGGAAGTATAAAACGTTTTCCACCTGTGCATCTCACCTCTCAGTTGTCTCCTTGTTTTATTGTTCAGTCTTAGGAGTGTACTTTACCCCTGCTGTTACCCACAACTCACATTCAAGTGTAACAGCCTCagtgatgtacactgtggtcacacccatgctgaaccccttcatctacagtcTGAGGAATAAAGACATAAAGAGGGCTCTGAGAAAATTCTTTAGGACGGCAACTATATTAGAACCAATTGTCTTGAGGTCTTAGAAATGTTGATTTTTGCAAGATGCAATGCCTTAGAAGCTAAAATTGTGATTTTCTGATCTGATTGTGAAAAGTGCGCTTGCTCCTTCAATTTACTGCctgatatttccatttatttgattttaatttctttatacaaGTTAACTAGCTCTCTTGACTGACCTTTATGCTATTTgctatctttttttcctctgtcattTTTTCTACTTCCACAAATTGATTTGCAACCTTAAGTGGAATATATGGAAATTCCCATTTACCTCATGACTCTTCATGCATTCCTTGGGAATAATTTCTTCTGAAGTGAAATGTTTCATATTGAacactttgtttttcagtttcagctcagttcagtcgctcagttgtgtccaactctttgcgaccccatgaatcgcagcatgccaggcccccctgtccatcacaaactcgtggaggttactcaaactcatgtccatcgagtcggtgatgccatccagccatctcatcctctgttgtccccttctcctcctgcccccaatccctcccatcatcagggtcttttccaatgagccaactctttgcatcagtttactaaaagaaaaatcatgagtTGTACTATTTCCCTGGGAAAAAGTACCAACTTGGCAACCAAAGCCATTTCCACAATTTCATTAGACAGTCAAATATGaagctttttttcct
This genomic window from Cervus canadensis isolate Bull #8, Minnesota chromosome 4, ASM1932006v1, whole genome shotgun sequence contains:
- the LOC122440977 gene encoding olfactory receptor 7A17-like: MVPGNKTQISEFILLGFSEEPALQPIIFGLFLSMYLITVVGNLLIILAVNSDPQLHSPMYFFLSNLSFVDICFTSITIPKMLVNIQTQSKVISYEDCFTQIYFFLLFVQLDDFLLTVMSYDRYVAICHPLHYTVIMSPRVCALLVLVSWMIGALNSLLQTLLALRLSFCTVLEIPHFFCEFKEVIQLACSDTFLNKTMMHFAVALLGGGPFAGICYSYSRIISSIRRISSAQGKYKTFSTCASHLSVVSLFYCSVLGVYFTPAVTHNSHSSVTASVMYTVVTPMLNPFIYSLRNKDIKRALRKFFRTATILEPIVLRS